ACTCATAAAGATCCCTTAAGACACAAGACTGCACatctttttcaagttggtaaccaaaacaacctctttcatcacattcgttattttaatacaaatatccattctggtggcactgggttgcgttaaaaacctgaaacttgctcagtttgaacttctgctaaccaaaagcatggctcaaccagcgaccttcacaaacttattagtgatgtttgggaacgttgctgattactccgcaaAGAGTGACAGCCATCTTaagtttttagggctacatttcttgtactgaaaatagaccaagattgtctttaataatcactgtcagtcacagacttgaaaacggatttgctgtcaatgtcgtggcatttcattgctgtttacgttaattatttggcagtctataaatgctgggccagatgcttctaACCAGAACTAGTAAAGTTTCGGTTGATCATCtagatttatggacaaataataagttagtaaaggtacggctacacgtaacaaatttttcgttggttctaaccaaaataacgaaatgattgaaacacacagaattattctgcgctgctagaatcgtgctagtgagcacgattccagcagcttttgcaattagcaTAGTCCAaaagacgtataatgacacacaataaacggataagtgcaattcaacttAGTatacacgatgcaactgcttagattgcgttattgtatgGGTTTATTGTTTgaacgctatagctacaaattgtttattttttaattatatttcctttttagcagcaaaagttttgtggtagaaaatgttgccatctttagcgcaatcaagtcggttgcatcgtatttactatggtaaaattctgtaatatttttcttgcgtgtcgtattatgttctcggactagatatatcttaaaatttgctagtcGTGCTCGCtcaccaacaatagcgcaacttaaacagttacatcgtgtgttctatgttgaaatgctttcgCACTTTTACTGTGTGTCGCGATtgatgtcttggactatacttattgctaaagctgctagaatcgtgctcactAATAAATTCTTTAACCTGTTTTAAGcgaatttcgaccgattaattctgcatTTTTCGCGATTTCGTCCAGAActtagaaccaacgaaaaattggttacgtgtagccgtacctatagtaatcctacttacacaatcatcgtcacctcgtcacctacatcGATAAAtagtcgtctcgtctgtcactttttaaatatccctgtcgtcgggtcgtcagaatcgtcacaaaacatgggaagACCCCCAGTTGTCGACTGTGTCAGTTGTCGACTGTGTCAATTGTCGACTGTGTCAGTTGTCGACTGTGTCAGCAGTCGAATGTGTCAGTTTTGTCGACTGTGTCAGTTGTCGACTGCGTTAGCTGTGTCAGTTGTCGACTGTGTCAATTGTCGACTGTGTCAGCTGTCGACTGTGTCAGTCGATGACTGTGTCAGCTGTCGACTGTGTCAGCTATCGACAGTGTCAGTTGACGATTGTGTCAGTTGATGGCTGTCACAGATGTCGACTGTGTCAGCTGTCGACTGTGTCAGCTGTCAACTGTAAGAGCTGTCAACTGTAAGAGCTGTCGACTGTGTCAGCTGTCGACTGTGTCAGCTGTCGACTGTGTCAGCTGTCGACTGTGTCAGCTGTCGACTGTGTCAGCTGTCGACTGTGTCAGCTGTCGACTGTGTCAGCTGTCGATTGTGTCAGCTGTTGATTGTAAGAGCTGATGTAACCATCTTGGATGTTATATAGTaaatgtttgtaaatataacttgaGTTGTACAGCTTGAGTTagatttacaaactcgagtttgtaaatataacctCGAAaatgtacaactcgagttgtacaagttttataagtttataagttttataaactcgagttgtacaactcgagttcatcaaaaatccaggccgagttctttcaacagcaactcgagtttaGCAACTCGACTTGAGAAAATGGAACGCAAAGCACTCTAAGGTGAAGCCATGCTAAACaactcatttcattttctctagctatattttttatatggaatttttttttgtgcatcattaaatgtcgttgacataatttctatgtgtgttcattttcggtgttcattcagtttcttgtcaggttctagaaaaagaattattttttcatttgaaaaagaagtggcccggcccccacatagattgttttttagtttgctttttacattctacaattttttttgtttctttatatttatataaataaatatgcgccAACATCGCCAATGCatctaatttaaataaatatttaaattattattattaatcaattattagttatatataatatgcacaAATGCAGTTCTGTAagtgagacaccccaattactcactttgcttttttacaaacccgggttagttttgcgtaacacaactcaaGTTCACCAAAAAGCCAGGCATGAGTTCACCAAAAACCCAGGCATGAATTCTttgaacagcaactcgagttgtacaactcgagttgcgaaactcgagttgtacaactcgagttgcgaacacgcaacgcgaggcacagTAAGGCGCCATACGATCTGCATCGTCGAGATCAACCAGTAACTGTTTAATAGTCAAgacaatcaatttattttaataagtaAATAGGGTACAATAAAGGTTTTTATGTTAGCATATTATCCTTTTTTACCCGAATATGGGGTATAAACGTTCTaattttacagtacatacatagtttaatttttatgagCTAACGAGCGCCTGTCGATGTACCatcgttaatataaccagatctacggttatgctacagtaatacaagtatattgcaccttatttTTACACACTCGAGTGTGTAAATATAACTCAGTTTATCAACTCGGATTGCAAACCCGAGGCACTGTAAGGAGCCATATTGAACATCAACccaagttcaacaactcggtttgagaacatggaacacgaggcactgtaaggctcCATAGGGGTACATAGGCGTTCGATAAACCTAAAAGTTACTGCTGCACCGATCACTGCGCTGTAACCTAAACTAATTAACTCAACTCATTCCATTTACGATTAtcatattgtaaaataaatcCAATTTATAATGCTCAATATTCACAATATCAAATTGACAGGCACATCGCaaccaggcctgccaacccaagaatggggcaatgcgtgagatttggggCAATTTTTGGGGCAATTtgtgtatcaatgatagtatatataaaattgtggaaattggggcaaaaatctcacacatttgcattttttctttggggtgattgcgtgagtctcacgcccaatgcgtgagagttggcaggtatgatcgCAACCGCTCGCAGTTAAGCGGTTATGATAAGCGGTTAATCTTTGGTTATGAcgatcatgtacatgtatgtgcaataACTTCCGAAACGTGTATGATCCACGTTACATATTACATCGCTAtaaaccagctacaaataaactAAATGAATAATTTACACAAGTCCTCTGGTTCGGTGCAGCCTGTACCCAAAACTAATGAGCTAGAAGTTTTAGGAATATTTTCTTAAAAGGATACTGGGCTAATAGTCCATTAACTTCACTCTCATTTGGTCCGATCGCTGTAGGGTCGTCTCCATGTTCCTCAGTAAATCTTTCTGCGTCATACTGGTCTACATCGACCTTCCTGAATTGCTTGGCACCGGTGTTGACCGACATAACTTTCGACAAATATCAACGGCTGGCTTATGCTTCCAATTTCTAACTTCCGGGGaacctttttatttatagtcTCAGGTAAAATCAAGTATAAAGGCATTATGTGCAACATacttaatattattttttacttttatttgtgtaataaattttaaaataaatgaaaacaattttttttttcaatagtGTTTTATTTGAGGCCTTCACTCATCGACCTTGACATCGCTCACCGATCTAGCTCTTTTCTAATTGTAATTTCACAAAAATGGTAAGTCAGGATCTGTTAGCTTGTGTTTAATCGCATCAATCTTTCGTGCATGTGTATTAACGATGATGAATTTTGTACTTTATGGTATTCTAAattcttgttatatatatttctacaaGTTTATATGGTAATTATAAAACGATAGTCGGTTGCTTTCACTTTTTGTCACTACGTATACGATTTTAGTCACTGCAACCGAATTTTATATTATGCAGCTCAGTTTTTTTCAGGAGCCACTTCATTGCTTTATCACTACTTTTATGAGAGCAGTCAATGCCCAGTGGTCTTGCACCCCTGACTTGTACACAACAAGTTGGGTTGCATTTCTCATTAAGGCCGCTAGTGGTGACCAGAAAAAACATCCAATTTTCAATTGCTCTGTCCAACTGGGCACGTCTTCGGTCGTCATGTTTATTTTGTCACTGGGCTGCGACGCAAATCACAGAGCTATTGTTTGTACACCGCTACTCTTAGCACGCGCATGTACACATTCACTTCATATACTTTTTTGGTAGCCGATTGTCGTCTCATATTTGTACTAGCTCACTGCTATTGAATCTCATTTCAGCTGTTTTATCGTTGCCAGGTGAAGGTAAAGACAAGAGATCTACGAGGTAAAGGTAAAAGTGACCTTATCAAGCAGGTCAATGATCTCAAGCAGGTGTGTTAGGAAAATTGCTTTGTTGCTCAAATTAATAAATTCGTCAAAAGCTGAACCATATATAAAAAGGagcattttattgttttttcttaAATATTACCCAACTTTTCGTTTTATTGTTAGTGCTGGCTGCGATGacaaataacaaaatatgaCCAGttatcaaattatatcataagtTGTCATATTCCAAAATTTTCAGTGGATTCAAGAGttaatgctaaccattacatTTACACTAATACATTTGCGTGtctaaaatatgtataacatattttGTTTGATGATGTTTTGTAAaccaacatattttattatggtctTCATTTTGTCAGTAGTGTGGTTGGCAAAGAATATTTCAATCGTTCCTTAACATtgattggcaaaattgattggTCCAGTGATGTGCGAAATCTTCATTTTTGAATTGTTTTCTATATTGTCATACTTCTACTATGCTTTCTGaaactcgcatgttggtgcaatttatttatatattaaacaattaaatatatattgattggtttccatacaaTTTACCATGCTTtctaaaagcaacaaataaaagaaaatgtgattaaaatgTGACATTGAATACACACAATGGCAGCTAACGTTAGCCAAAGAGGGAGAGGTCTCACTACGACATTTGACTTTGACGAGTTTGGATTCTGATGCACCGACTTGAAAGCAAACTTTATTTTACATGACATAATTGAAATTTCTTTGGTGTTCAGTTTTTAATTTCTTCTCGGGAATCAATTTTTCTGTTTTCAGTCTCATGATCAGTCGGTTCTTTTGAGTGATACCTATCTAAGGAAGTTTGCCTTTGTCACCCTTTCAGAAGTTTGCCTTTGtcaccctttcaacatgttgcgaacCCCATTTGGTGTCCTCAAATGGGGTGCATGCACGAccgctagccaacttgtccgaatgtctattattATAGTCATGATAGACAGCACAGGCATTTTCATATATTCTGTTGCTGGCTAgctgtttgtcttttatccaaagcatGAACAGTCTTTCCATCTTGTCGTGAGGATCGCTAGGTCGTTtggaaactatggttagtcgtTTTGCAGGCTTAATGTCCTTAATATTGTCCTTCTGTTTAATAACTGTGCatattgtggatgtatttctgtgaTATTGGCGAGCCAGTTCAATCACGCATATGCCttcatatttttttcaatagtttcatgtttaaccctttgaccaggtattagcccccccaaaaacaaccgaaatTCTTGTTcatatacattcattcacatatgtactactaaaaaaatacaaccatgagcaattgtccctgtataaaatgcttggaagcaaTTTTTTTTGGTAGAGTCAAATGCTATAACTCAGCCATGCGAGCCATCATAGCGAtcgttttctctgtatattacaagtatattaaaagaccaaaaaagtttacatcacttttatcatttgaattatttttattttgatcagacaaaaaatcactaacgatcgctgGATCaagaaatcttttattttaccgatTAGAAAGTCGAGCCgctgttgactggtttttccaacttttattcttttccaaggaggcgcgacttttttagcttttagcacaaagcaacgcctctcagataatcgtttcatattgtaaatcatcgaccgatatcttgttgatgatatttaaaacttactagtgttcatatcctttgtttaacgctactaggcgacagctttataaacgtctaccgaaatggACATAAATGttgtttccccacgcaaccgataaacgacattctgGTCATTTCCCCTGCCACAGggttaatatcaattgttatcattcgttTGTTCTTTGCATTATCCATCATTGTACCGTTTGACTTTCGATCTACTACGCACAGTAAGTTTAATTCACTTAATTTCGCACTAATAAACACGCACTAAAAAGCACgttgcaaaagtataacctgagcagttgaaaaatgcAGAGTGATGCTGTTGTGATAAGATGCCTCTGACATACTTGGCCGCTGACTCgcgtgcttgtatctcaaaggtggctcgtatgttagtgctaaaacttacGAGAAAACGTTTCTcctatgttggggcactcgtaaatCGAAGTATGGCAGCAACATATGTTGCCTTTCTCtttgtgttttgtttttatgagttgataattaaataatattgtttaatatGTGAGAGTTGGCTTTTGCAGGAGTTGTCGGTATTGAGGGTGGCAAAAGTGACGGGCGGTGCTGCCAACAAACTTAGTAAGATCAAGCTTGTTCGTAAATCTATCGCCAGAGTTCTAACTGTCATCAACCAAACACAGAAACTCAACATAAGGAAATTTTACAGAGGTACCTGTACACGTTATCATTCAGTTTTTGGAAATTTTATAGCCTGTCGCTGCGTTGCTTATTGGTTAAGGTCTGCATCTTATATGCATTAAAAGCTAGTGGTGTCTCCcatcaaaaaagaaaacagGTGAGActgaatgtttttaaaatgctCGTATTACATTCTCTTTCGCTTCCAAATTAATTTCTTTGCCAGTATATTTGCATATTCAATAAAACCCAATATTTAACAAGGCTGAATATGAATTGTCGTAGCATTCGAATGACACAttcgataaaaaaatattttaatatcaaattaatcataaaattttacatcagttGAGGCCATAAACAATGCTGCAAAACTCTTGCAGAATGAGCTTGGATCCTTTTCGCTACGACTGAGTCTGCCTAAGTCGGACAagttaacaatattatttcatCTTAGTGCAtcataattattaaataatgaataataatcaataattaaaAGCAATAACTAAATAATCACTCAGTAGTATTGTCGGTCAATAAAAATCACCCAAAGTCTATTGATTAAATCAGTGAAATCTGTAGCTATATTGAATCTGACACGACCGGTCATTGCTAAGAAGAAATTGCGATAATAATAGTTTTTGCAAAACGAAAATACACTCAGAATGTGCTATAAAAATGTTTCCTATTGGATCAATGCCTGCATATAATTGTTTCATTTCGTTTAACGATGAGTTCAATCTTTTTTTAGGTTTTATACTATTGTCATTTGCGATTGTATTTCATTTCAATTgccatcaagttttatcgattgtaattttgaaacatccagGCAATCTGATCACATCAAACATAgacaacaatcgcaaatgatagaaaaaataccaatactttgtgataaaatctttaaaagttGTGTAAGTACAAATTATTCAGTTCATCATTAAGTACAGATATGATGAACTaattactcactaatcagaaacacTTTGTTTCTAATAAGTGAGTATCTAACCAAGCGTCTATCGGGTCATTCTACACGTACTACATGGCTCGTGGCAGCAAAACTGTTTTAAGGGACAAATAATAGCAGTTTTTTTTCAAGCTGTTCAACATATTTAACATTGTCATTGTTGGAAAAGTTAATTGTTCTGCCATTCTactacaaaaagtaaaaaaaaatcaatatGTCGATTATAAGCGCACCcatttgggagttgtctactcacaTCGCAACGATTAAATTTGTTATAATACCTTTTGTATTTAGAAATTTATCTTGGACTGTTTGTAACCAAatcattgtaataatttttttcttggCTGAGAAAAAAAttagagctgcgaaattaagttgcagcgaaattttactctttaTGCTACTCCCGAAAATAAATACTAGCGagatataagtgtcctagggtgcATACATGATGCAAGATTAACGTTGCGGCatatgtataaaaatgtataaactggttctacatgtatatgctgatgatgaagttttaaatatgctTGTGTCAACAGCCACTGTTTCCGGTTATATTTTGTAAAGTCTCATTTATAAGGTATATAGAACAAATTTGAAGTTCACATAGTTTTTAGTTGAGGAATATGGATTTCTCTCAGCGCTTCCACCTAGATATTAATCGTGTTCTGAATTGCAGAGGAAACATCCATTTCCCTGGTTTGAATATGAGGTGAACTGACCATAATAACATTTGTGTTGATTGTGACTTTAATTAGTTTTTCACGGTTTTGTATAATTGAttttaatactatatataaGTTATTAGTAGAAGTATTTATTGTTTAGTTTTGAAGCCGTAGATGTCGAAGGGTGGTCAACAGAAGACGTTCTCTTTTACAATTTATGTTTCTAAATCGGATGGTATTAATACATATAGACGTAAATAGGATGGTATTAATACATATAGACGTAACTAGGATGGTATTAATACGTatagacataaataaataatgaaCGAACTAAAACAGATTAACATCTGATGTCAAGGATTCATTGCTATGTGGATGCTTTTGGGTTTTATAtgtaaatttttacattttattgtgaATCACATCATTGTAGAAGTATCGCAATAATGTATGCTGGTTTTATAATAGAAGTATGGTAATAGTGTATGCTGGTTTTATAATAGAAGTATGGTAATAGTGTATGCTGGTTTTATAATAGAAGTATGGTAATAGTGTATGCTGGTTTTATAATAGATGTATGGTAATAGTGTATGCTGGTTTTATAATAGAAGTATGGTAATAGTGTATGCTGGTTTTATAATAGAAGTATGGTAATAGTGTATGCTGGTTTTATAATAGACGTATGGTAATAGTGTATGCTGGTTTTATAATAGATGTATGGTAATAGTGTATGCTGGTTTTATAATAGATGTATGGTAATAGTGTATGCTGGTTTTATAATAGATGTATGGTAATAGTGTATGCTGGTTTTATAATAGAAGTATGGTAATAGTGTATGCTGGTTTTATAATAGAAGTATAGTAATAGTGTATGCTGGTTTTATAATAGATGTATGGTAATAGTGTATGCTGGTTTTATAATAGATGTATGGTAATAGTGTATGATGGTTTTATAATAGAAGTATGGTAATAGTGTATGCTGGTTTTATAATAGAAGTATGGTAATAATGTATGCTGGTTTTATAATAGAAGTATGGTAATAGTGTATGCTGGTTTTATAATAGAAGTATGGTAATAGTGTATGCTGGTTTTATTATAGACGTATGGTAATAGTGTATGATGGTTTTATAATAGACGTATAGTAATAGTGTATGCTGGTTTTATAATAGACGTATGGTAATAGTGTATGCTGGTTTTATAATAGATGTATGGTAATATCTATCATGTCCATCACTAGCTGAAGGTGTATTGCTAAGGGCTACGCCTAGTTTATCGCTCAGGGTCATACTTTACCATTGCTCATGTGCGTACATCCCGTACACTCACCTTGAAAAATCTTTTGCTAGTCACCTGAAAGCACCACAATCTTATTCGCTGCAATACATGCCTTATTTTTAGAGCCATGTATTATGTATTCTGCTGGCTCTCAACTGATGCATATATATGTCAATTTTTTGAactatgtttatttatttgcaGGCAAGGCATACAAGCCGAAGGATATTCGCATGAAGAAAACCCGTGCAATGAGACGGCAGCTCACTAAAAAAGAGCTCGGcattaaaactgaaaaaactaTGAGGAAGGAGCGTGCATTTCCTCCTAGGCGCTATGCTGTCAAGATGTAATCACATTTTTTCACTGTTCTCATAATAAAAACGTTCAACATCTACTGTGTCTAGTCAAGTTTTTTTTGCAGCACCAACTCGCAAGTATCTTCAAATGTGGTTAACATATTGGCACGAGATTGATCGTGATGGCTTTGTCACACAGGTTCCTATGAAATAATACCAAACATAAATGTTGTCAAAAGAAAGAATTTTGAGCCTTGCATATGTTATTCAAGGCTTGTATAGTAGTTCAGCTGGGTACTAAATAATTTGTGTGACCAAACCAATTTATGACACATCTAGTAGGCTATCATCCAAGCCAATTTATCTTGCAAGTTCGTGACCACCTTCTTTCAGATGTATGAAACTTTCCCTATAGCGTAATTTGAGGGTGCTGATTACAAATCTGATGATTGACTCCAATGCACAATTCCCAGGTCCGACAAATTGATGAAACAAATCTAATGACgaaggagttgttttctctcaaAACGAGCGTTTTGGTTATTTAATTCCAATCAGATTTCATTCTAAAATTGGAACCGATCAGCCGAGTCAAATTATCGCATTACAGAACTAAGCGTGATGATATCTGTTGTTCGTCTGCGATGGCTTGTGTGGCACTTTAATTAATTTAACGGACTATTCAGCCTCCGTGCTACAGAATTTTGTCCAGCAATGGATGGATCTTGACAAATAATCTGAGAAGACTGTGCTGTAGTCCAGAGTGGAGATTCATTGGTGGTTGGAGCAACTATCCACAATAATTGCTACTCCAGATTAGTTAATAAAAGCAAAGAGGTACTACTCAGAGGTAATTTTAAGTAGCACTACCCAATCCTGCCGAGATCCTGTCATATTGTGTCACGTGTCCGGTTCTCAGTGTATCACTTTCATTCACTTTCACACAGGGTACAGACAAACTCGCTGCAGTTtagtgaagaaaactcgcaagagtggggtggggacaacccctagctctagttctctgcgctttaaccaacgctacaacctgctgaacccaacaggagggagctgaaaccaactcatttatgctctgttgtacccaacagagtgcgctgaactcaacgctgctgactgtacaacctgctgaaaccaacaggagggagctgaacccaactcacttccgttctgctgaaaccaacagagtgcgctgaaaccaacgctgccaactgtacaacctgccgaacccaacaggagggagctgaaaccaactcacttgtgctccgctgaacccaacagagtgcgctgaacccaacgctgctgactgtacaacctgctgaaaccaacaggcgggagctgaaaccaactcacttccaatttgctgaaaccaacagagtgcgctgaaaccaacgttgtaacctgctgaaaccaacaggagagaacacaactcttgtaaggataattatttaattatcctatttatttgtagtcattttgtgtgatcttgctgttagtgacgattataaacgatatttctccaacaataacgactttattatagtaatactaatcatgcatccaattcaagagtcccacccaagctgaactgcctaaaaattagtggcagtatttatattacataagcgattggcctagagattgacggttatcgttcaaaccgaccaatcatatagtcttgctgactgccgagtttctaagaattttcacatacagaacaataaaaaattattgttaaacAATGAGCCATTGTACCGCAACAATCtgaacactaacaaaaagcccagaaaattctacatatactgggtagcgaacagtaattgtaaaaaaacaataagacatttcgataacgaaaagggctaattacaaaatcttatctcgagaaaacgtagaacaaaaacggaaacaatattgtttaagtaatcttaaacctctaacaattaattataacagaaacttagaatattctgacatgtaaccatgaacataaaaaatgttttcctatgagtgaacggtaagaaataaattatagaagattgctCACTGTGTAAcagccttaataaatggcgtct
Above is a genomic segment from Watersipora subatra chromosome 6, tzWatSuba1.1, whole genome shotgun sequence containing:
- the LOC137398552 gene encoding large ribosomal subunit protein uL29-like, which gives rise to MVKVKTRDLRGKGKSDLIKQVNDLKQELSVLRVAKVTGGAANKLSKIKLVRKSIARVLTVINQTQKLNIRKFYRGKAYKPKDIRMKKTRAMRRQLTKKELGIKTEKTMRKERAFPPRRYAVKM